CGTGGTATGTGTTTAACTGTATAAGAATGGAATCAAACCTGATTTCTAGAGCTATGGTCTTAAGGTGTACTGGAGCTTAGATTAACTAATAATGACGTATACCACAGATGATGAATTGGCTCTCTAGCTCATTTTGTTCGAGACTACTTCATACTGAAACTTGCTGAAATCTTGAACTATTATCCTGCCACTTGAACTGTTGTCTGTTGCCTCAGCTCTGTTTGGACttgtatgtttttatttggCTTGATGCATATTCTTCAGTCTTGCTAACTTACAGTTATCATATGTACaccattttatttatcatatttgatgTATCTTTTATAAATCTTGCAAAACTTCTGACTTCTTAGTGCTTTACTCGGGAGGTGTTGTTATTTGATCCATTCATCAACTCCACTCTTCCATATCTTAAACCAATCGCAGCAATCAATCAGTTCTTATCAAAATTTCTAATCGTGCAGGGATCTCATGCACATAGTGTTTGTCCACTATTTGGAAGTCAAGGTCAGATGTTTTATTTAAGAATAATATGGTTTTGCTGTGTGGattctttttcatattaaaCTTGATGTAATGGAATTCAGATATTAGGAAAGCTAAAGGTATAGCTTTTAagttttttgctaaaaatttattttttacccTCTCCAGGGTAATAAGACAAACAACAGCTATGCTAGAAACAGTGACAGAGTAGTACCGAATTCTGAAAATGAGAGCTCACTAACTTCCAGTTTCCGTGGAACAAGCCCAACCAGCACCTTGTCTTCGGCATATGAAGATGCTGAATCTGGtacctctccctctctctatGAATGTCGGTTTTGGTATTAAGATGATGTAATTAATATCTTGTTTTCTATGTGGAACTTCAGAGAGCAATCACCAAGTAAGTAACACACTTCATTCATATTCGGAATCCCCATCGATTGATGATACTGCCCAATCAAGCTCTTATAATCAACTTTTTAATTCAGGTATCTATTTCATGTTTCTCCTccttattttctgttttatttccaTCCCTGTTTATGTGAAAGTGGTGAAGTAGAAAGTgctttcatttctatttattgattatttttgtcaaggAAATCAAAATGTTTCTGCTCTGAATTACTCATCATGTTTAGGGGTTAATAAAAATGACGGAGGCAGTTTTATAAGTGGGGCTCAAATCACAGAAGGTTTGCCATCATGGCAGGAATTTTTGCCAGACCCAGCTGCTGGTATTGTTGTATATAACACGATTCATACCCAATTACCCATTCAAACAATTGCATGTTTTTTTACTGGACTTGCTAACATGCTGCCCTTGAACAGGAGAGACTGCTTATGGACAAGAATCACAGTGTTTTCTTCCTGCCCAGGACAATTGGCAGGTGCTTAATGCATTGCTTGATCAGAAATCTCTTCCTTCAGATCAAGGAGAGCAATCTGGGCAAAGAAACATTCAAATGTTCCTCTCAGATACAGATACTGGAAAtgcaacaaattcaaatatggAGGATGGAATGACGCTAACAGGAAGTGAAAGCTACTCTTTCCACCTGAGAAAGCCTCTGATTAATGGGTTGCAAACAGAAGACAGCTTGAAGAAAGTTGACAGCTTCTCCCGGTGGATTGCTAAAGAAATTGGAGAAGGTGGTGATCTAGATATGCAGTCAAGTAATGGACTTTCTTGGAGTAGTATGGGAAGCGAGTATGACCCTATTATGTCAGCTCAGCTGCAAGTGGATACACATACACTGAATCCTTCAGTTTCGCAGGACCAGCTTTTTACTATTATTGACTTTTCACCTAGCTGGGCTTACTCAACTTTGGATACAAAGGTACTTCTTTCTGTTATCAAGCTTCCACAGAAGTATGGTCATGTTATTATTGGCACAAGTTGGACCTATGCATGGACTTTAAAGGAAATTAAGTatgaaatacaaaataaatagaagGAAACAAAGCATACCTAGGATGAAAAGACACAATTGCTCTTGCCTTTCATATCTATAAGTTTAGTCaacatatcaatattgttGCTCTACTAATATGGCTTGCAGCGGGTAGCGTGAATTAAATACGAACTAAATAGTAGGAAATACACAATGTTGCCTCTCATTGTGTATTTCTGTGCTAGGTCAATATGGTAGTTGAAAGGTGAAACCATAGTAGGGTATGGTTGGttaaaatgggaaaatagaaaaatggagaTAGTTACAATGGTTGAGggacattaattttattcttcccCAACATTGAAGTGAGACCAGTTCCTGAGGAATAGGTTATCCAATCACTATTCACATATCCAATCCTTGTTACGAACATAACaccattttaaatttcattccTGTTCTCTCATCTCTATAATCATCATCCAAGTACCCCCTCAAGATTTGCTAACAATATCTTTTCGTGACATCAACCAGGTCCTCATTACTGGAAAATTTCTTACGAGCAGTGAAGAGTTTTCTAGATACAGATGGTCCATTATGTTTGGAGAAATGGAGGTTCAGGCAGACGTTTTAGCAGATGGTATTCTTTGTTGCTGTGCTCCATTACAGAATCCGGGACTTGTCCCTTTCTATGTAACTTGTTCAAACAGGTTGGCTTGCAGCGAGTTGCGTGAATTTGAATATAGGTCTGGACCAGACCAAATTATTGGTTCTATCAATTTAAGTGGAGATAATGCTATTATGATGCATCTCTATCAGagatttgagatgatattGCACCGTGAACCTGTTGGAAGTCCTATACATTCTGGTGGAAATGAATTTGAAAGACTGAGTGTaaccaataaaataatttcaatgaTGGAGGAGAATGACCTGGAGGCAGAACTTTCAGAAAATGATGGGGCACATCTGAAGGTGATTGGGGAGATGCTCCTTAAAAAGCATcttaaagaaaaattttacTCCTGGCTTCTAAGCCGGGCCGCTGATGATGGTAAGGGGCTTACAATGATTGACGAGAGAGGTCAAAATGTGTTGCACCTGGCTGCTGCTCTAGGTTTTGATTGGGCCATCCAGCCAATAATAATCTCAGGAGTTAGCATAGATTTCCGTGATGTTTATGGTTTTACAGCACTTCATTGGGCCGCAGCTTATGGCAGGTAaaactcaacttttttttatggaaacCTATCTTCTCATAAAATTCACCTGAATGGCCAGCTCCAATTTAATTCCCTTTTTTCCTCGAGATGAGGTTATGTTTTTTTGAGCAGAATATTCTCTTTTGCTTTACTGATGATAATTGTCCTTCTATTGTTTATTAATATCACGCTGCTCCTCTGACTCTTCATTCGTTTGCAATGAttggttattttttattggtaAAACACATGTATGGAAGTTTGActtaaattaatgtttataacTTGATTTTGATATAAGAATTCTGAAATATGTCGTGGATGATCTTCAGAACCATAGCTTGGTGTTAAAAAACTAGCATCCATCCTGTGCTTATGGATTACGTTGGGTGTcgtagaagaagaaagaaatgagaaaCATTTGGAAAACGGAGAGGCTAAAGTTTTGACTACTTTTCTCACTATCTCTTATTGCTTACAGGGAGGATGTAGTTGCTGTCCTTGTTTCTCTTGGTGCATCTCCTGGACCACTGACGGATCCATCAGCTGAATACCCACTGGGTAGAACTCCTGCAGACTTGGCTTCTTCTAGTGGACACAAGGGAATATCTGGCTTCCTTGCCGAGACGTCCTTGACGTCACACCTCTCAACTCTTAGAGTAAATGATGGTGGAACTGCAGAAGTTTCTGCATTTGAACCAATACAGACAGTTTCAGAACGCTTAGCAGTTCCAAGAACCGGAGCAGATGTTCCAGATACACTTTCACTAAAGGATTCACTTGCTGCAGTATGTAATGCCAGACAAGCAGCAGCTCGCATACACCAAATTTTCCGAATTCAGTCTTTTCAGAGGAAAAAGCTTATTGATCAGGAGTCTGATGATGAGTTGCTGACTCCAGATGCTATTTCTCTTGTAGCTGCTAAAACATCCAGGCTTGGTCATTCTGATGGTATGGCCAATACTGCTGCTCTACAGATTCAGAAAAAGTACCGTGGttggaagaaaagaaaagaatttttactaattcgtcaaaaaattgtcaaaatacAGGTGCTTTTCTTCTCTTATATCAAGCTGTGCTTAGTTTTGTCTCTTTTATAGTCTTAGAATATATTAGTCTTTCCATTGGCTAATTATATGTTACTTCAAATAATATGACACAATGCTACTTTAATCTTCCAAAATAATGCTGAAGTAGTGGTCTGTCACCAACTCACCATTGCTGTATGTGTTATAGGTCTAAGCACAAACGTTACTCATCGTAATAGATTGCTAGTATTTTAATCTAAAAGTACCAACAATCCTCATTAGAACTGACGTTTCTTTGGTTTTGGCTGAAGGCTCATGTCAGGGGCCATCAGGTGAGGAAGAAATATAAACCCATTATCTGGTCAGTTGGAATATTGGAGAAGGTGATTTTGCGGTGGAGACGCAAAAGAAGTGGATTGCGTGGATTTCGATCAGATGCCGTCCAGAAAGAACCGGATGCCCAGAGCAGCTTGCCTTTGCCAGTGCCAGAAGATGATTACGACGTTCTAAAGGAAGGAAGAAAACAAACTGAAGAAAGGATGCAAAAAGCACTAGCAAGGGTCCAATCCATGGCTCAAAATCCAGAAGGGCGAGCTCAGTATCGTAGGCTTCTAACTGCTGCTGAAGAGTTTCGTGAAAATCAGGTAGTTATAACTTGAACTTGATTGATGAGTGAGAAAAGCATATATGTACAATGCGAAATGCATATTGACTCAACTATATAGGTAGAAAAACTTGTTGATTGTTATCAGTGGTGATTTGGTCGAAATTAAGGAAACCTCATTTTCTACGGCTGCTAATGATCTTGCTGAAATACTGAGTGTTTGTGTTGAGCAGGATGGTTCGGATATGTCATCGATGTTCCCAGAAATGATGAGCGCGGACGAGGATCTGCTCGACATTTCCAGTCTATTGGACGACGACACTTTCATGTCTCTTGCCTTCGAGTAAGTGCATACATTGTAGTCCCCTCTAACTACAGGAAGACATCAGTGTATTAGTATGTGTAGTTCTTGagtttgtatatataatatacacaCATCTCTATGTTGTAGAATGTCTATAATCATTTTCGATAAAGCTCTTTGGTCATAATATGGCTGCTGGTCACACAGTGAGTTAATGTTGAAAccaatttacatatataaccTTTTTGATATACTTTATGTtctcttaaataaaatataattgaactATTCTTATCTctacttataaatatattctattGGGATGTATATTGGTAGacatcattttccttttttttaatcctccattcttcttgttctttataataaaaggtTTTAATTCAACCATTTTATTCCAGTATTCTAAAATCACTAAGTAACAATTATAGCCTAAAATTACATTATCAAGTACCAacaagatttaaaatttggaaCTTAATACCAAAATTCATCAGTAAGGAATttactaactaattttattctatcaaattattaaaccATAGTACCTAAATTAGTTTAAATActcaagaaataaaacaatgaTTCCAAATTCTCAGAAATAAACCATAggatttgatatatttttttctctttcttggTTCAAAGTTCAAACATAATATCCTAACTCACAATTTGTACGTAAACAAGTTCAACTTGGGCATACACAATCAAATTAGACAAAATTCCCCaacttatacaattttaaactTTGGATCCGTACAGTATCCATTCAAGCTCCAACTTTAATTCCATCCAAGTTTTGtttaatggagtattactcaaattataaattaggATCAAAATAATCTATAAAATAGACTACCATTTCACAACTTAATAGAGCTAAAATTCAGCTAATTCATGAGGCTAAATCATGGGAGTTAATTCCATGGgcaaactaaaacaaaagattAAACAAAATCATCAGGTTTCCAAAGAAGGATCAAGTCCACCCCTCCCTCGTCGGCCCAGCAACGCAAACTGCCTTCCACCGATTGTCGGTGCTCTTAATAtagtatactagtactactttccttttttttttgtattactTCAACCAATTTATCACATACAAACTACTCATATGGTCAATGGGATATTCCATAAAGACAGAGTGGTGTTTCCACTGTAAAATGTGTTACTCCTGTGAAGGGAATAtcacaaaaaggaaaatatatcaCTTTTGACTTTTCAAGTGAGACGAGGGaatattgttttctttatttgcaTGCCAACTGTAATCCGGGtcttaaattaaatctaattaattaatttaactaaaattaataggtacatttacaattcttaaccaaaataccaaattttgtgtattttccaaaaaataaataaattctaaacatctttaattttgataatctCATAGATTTTCAGTTACacggagtaatattttttttcactttctcaAGCTCAGTTACTAtttctacattttttaatgaatatagttttttttttaacaatctTCGAGTTTTCGATCTTAGGAATAAATTGAGTTAGAAAACTTTTTACAAATTCGCCTTTCTAACTTTTTGTTAGATTAGTCCCATATCAATATtccaatttaaaaattaccaCTTCagtcacaaaaaataatcataatagtAGACGaatgagttttaatacaaaattgataagtGAGAAAgatatagagagaaaaatggttgaagtattgttattagaaaatgaaactcgccttattagagagaaaaacttACCATAAACGATAGAGAATAATTTTAATGGAtgatataaatgaaaaaatatgaccATTTCACAGGATGAAGGTaatataaatctaataaaaaagtcaacaaaaaatgtgattaaatGCCATTTATCATTATTACTAATAACCAAATCTATTCAACTCTCATAATTGGTTTGCAATGAATGCACcatttattagtactactaatatttagaCAAGTCAACTAGGTTtcataattcattaaattttgatgTGCATTACATTCATATCAAATACACAACGATAATGATATGcgccaaatatttttttgaaaagtatACAATGCATAcgcaatattaattaaatcattacattataaaagtaatccatagaaataaaactcttttaattttagtacGTTCTATAAAAGTAATCCATTTCCGTTTTAGTAACTTTTCCTCAATACGCAAAATATGCAAATGAGATTGAACCTAAAAGCACTCAAATACTGTATTTCATTGCTTCGCATCATATCACTCTGAATTGTTAACATGAAACTTTCATGGTTGAAAACAAAAGTGGAATAATGATTACCaagaaatgttttttttcattgttagGAAATTTTCGGACAGGACTtcatatgaaaattaattaatgatggTAATAAATACTCATGTTTAGGGAgtaagaaacaaagtagagtcAAACCAAAACGAATTAGTGAATTTGAAAGGAGACGTTGACcaaagttaaattaattacacAAACCTGATTTCAGTAACCGTGGAAAATCCAATAAccttttttcactctcttgTTACTATAAAAATCGAAtcgaaaaggggaaaaaaagaaaatcaatacATCAAAGTCAACAAAGGGGGGAAGAGGGCTAAAGCGTGTTGGCAGCCATTCTTGCCTGCACTCCAGCGAATCCCTGACCCCCTTTTTCCTCAAGAAATCAGAAGCCCAAGTTTCCATTTCATTGTCTGTGTCTCGACTTGTTGAATTTGGGAGCTGTAGATCGGTAAGTTGAAATCTTGATGATGCCCATTTTGTGATGAAGAGAAAAGTTTGAATCTTGATGgattttgttgtttgattGTTTCTGATCATGATTTTACTTGTTTTGCAATGATGCAGGCTGTGGATTCTCACTATTGATTTGAAAGGGTGCATGCTAGTTTGAGAAATGGATAGTCTTTGCTGTTTTAAACAGGTGAGTTTTTACAGTTGTTGCTGTTATTACCTTGTTTGAGATTTAATGGGTTTTGAATTCTGATGTTGAATTAACAATTCATGtgtttatttatagtatttgtgTGGTGAGCTTATGTCTTAACTTGCCTCATGgttttgcttgtgcatttgcTTTTAATAGGAGTTTTAGGAGCTATGGCTTGTGGTGTTTATATGTTAAAGCACACAAAAATCGAGCTTTGATGTGTTATCCGACATGAATGTGTTTCGAATATGctgttttatgttttattatcAGCAGTCCGTAGCATTTTCAGAGTCGTACGCCCTTTCTGATGATTCACATAATTAATCTTGTCGTTTATGGTATGGTTGTTCTCGGCTGCCCTTTTTAATCACGGGGGCGTGATCAATGTatgttgattaatttaaaaaccaTTGGTGTTTTCTGTAGCtgacttcttctttttctataGCACTCAGGAGGGAGTTCAACAGGTGGCTCCGGCAAGGGAAGTGGCAGCCGGAGCCATGTCAAGTTTGGATTCAGTTTGGAAAAGGGTAAAGCAAATCATCCCATGGAAGATTTCCATGTTGCTAAATTTGAACAGTCCCAAGGTCATGAACTCGGACTGTTTGGTATCTTTGACGGACATATGGGAGATAGCGTGCCCGCTTACTTACAAAagcatttattttcaaatataattaaggaGGTTAGTCGTGTCGCTGCATGACATAAATGTTCTCGTGTTTACATTTGCTACTCTCGATCTATATTGGTATTGGATATTCACTGTAGGACTTTTGTGATTCGGCCTTAAAGTAGAGTTATGGAATCTTTCGATGCGGTATTATTAGTGCATCAGATGATTCGTATCTTTTTCTGTGAATCGAATTTACTGAATCGTAATCCATGAAACCCTTAGCAAAAGTGCAAAGCCTTTCTTCTTTGAAGTCACACAACCAAAAAAGTTAAGAAGTCCAACCAGTTGATTGGTTGTGCTCTCCAGTTAAAATCGACGACTCATCTATGAACTACAGTTTACTCGTATGCTAAACcaattccttttcttttgcgTAGAGTGCAACGTATAACTACTCCAAATACAAAAGTTGACATT
The genomic region above belongs to Salvia hispanica cultivar TCC Black 2014 chromosome 3, UniMelb_Shisp_WGS_1.0, whole genome shotgun sequence and contains:
- the LOC125209204 gene encoding calmodulin-binding transcription activator 2, giving the protein MAESGSYNLGFRLDIKQILSEAQNRWLRPAEICEILRNHEKFHISPEAPNKPVSGSVFLFNRKILRYFRKDAHNWRKKKDGKTVKEAHEKLKVSHLIGLDLMHIVFVHYLEVKGNKTNNSYARNSDRVVPNSENESSLTSSFRGTSPTSTLSSAYEDAESESNHQVSNTLHSYSESPSIDDTAQSSSYNQLFNSGVNKNDGGSFISGAQITEGLPSWQEFLPDPAAGETAYGQESQCFLPAQDNWQVLNALLDQKSLPSDQGEQSGQRNIQMFLSDTDTGNATNSNMEDGMTLTGSESYSFHLRKPLINGLQTEDSLKKVDSFSRWIAKEIGEGGDLDMQSSNGLSWSSMGSEYDPIMSAQLQVDTHTLNPSVSQDQLFTIIDFSPSWAYSTLDTKVLITGKFLTSSEEFSRYRWSIMFGEMEVQADVLADGILCCCAPLQNPGLVPFYVTCSNRLACSELREFEYRSGPDQIIGSINLSGDNAIMMHLYQRFEMILHREPVGSPIHSGGNEFERLSVTNKIISMMEENDLEAELSENDGAHLKVIGEMLLKKHLKEKFYSWLLSRAADDGKGLTMIDERGQNVLHLAAALGFDWAIQPIIISGVSIDFRDVYGFTALHWAAAYGREDVVAVLVSLGASPGPLTDPSAEYPLGRTPADLASSSGHKGISGFLAETSLTSHLSTLRVNDGGTAEVSAFEPIQTVSERLAVPRTGADVPDTLSLKDSLAAVCNARQAAARIHQIFRIQSFQRKKLIDQESDDELLTPDAISLVAAKTSRLGHSDGMANTAALQIQKKYRGWKKRKEFLLIRQKIVKIQAHVRGHQVRKKYKPIIWSVGILEKVILRWRRKRSGLRGFRSDAVQKEPDAQSSLPLPVPEDDYDVLKEGRKQTEERMQKALARVQSMAQNPEGRAQYRRLLTAAEEFRENQDGSDMSSMFPEMMSADEDLLDISSLLDDDTFMSLAFE